One Vigna unguiculata cultivar IT97K-499-35 chromosome 7, ASM411807v1, whole genome shotgun sequence genomic region harbors:
- the LOC114190684 gene encoding late embryogenesis abundant protein D-34-like, whose product MSQEQPRRPQPGQDPIKYGDVFDVSGDLAKKPIAPEDAAMMQSAETRVLGQTQLGGAASVMQSAATQNEQAGLVGHLDVNDVASDRGVTVSETRVPGRRIITEAVGGKVVQQYAEPTPVQTGRVSAVGESAITIGEALEATAQTVGHKAVDQSDASAIQAAEVRATGNNVTSPGGLAAMAQSAAAYNADCTRDEDKVKLGDVLGGATAKLAADKAVTMEDAERVASAELRNNPDETATPGGVAASVAAAARINENVGAF is encoded by the exons ATGAGTCAGGAACAGCCAAGGCGTCCCCAACCAGGCCAAGACCCCATCAAATACGGCGACGTTTTCGATGTCTCCGGCGACCTTGCAAAGAAGCCTATTGCACCGGAAGATGCTGCCATGATGCAAAGCGCAGAAACTCGAGTGTTGGGACAAACCCAACTCGGCGGGGCAGCTTCCGTCATGCAATCCGCCGCCACTCAGAACGAACAGGCTGGCCTTGTTGGTCACCTCGACGTCAACGATGTTGCCAGCGACCGCGGCGTCACAGTATCGGAAACTCGAGTCCCCGGAAGACGCATAATCACCGAGGCCGTCGGCGGCAAG GTTGTGCAGCAGTATGCTGAACCGACCCCGGTTCAAACCGGACGAGTCAGTGCGGTTGGGGAGAGTGCAATAACCATAGGGGAGGCGTTGGAGGCCACGGCCCAGACCGTGGGCCACAAAGCGGTGGATCAGAGTGACGCCTCCGCGATTCAGGCGGCGGAGGTGAGGGCAACGGGAAACAATGTCACATCGCCGGGTGGGCTGGCGGCTATGGCTCAATCGGCGGCCGCTTATAATGCTGACTGCACCCGTGATGAAGATAAGGTCAAGTTGGGCGACGTTTTGGGCGGAGCCACCGCGAAGTTGGCGGCGGACAAGGCGGTGACAATGGAAGATGCGGAGAGGGTGGCGAGTGCTGAGTTGAGAAATAACCCGGATGAGACTGCCACTCCTGGCGGCGTAGCGGCTTCCGTGGCGGCGGCTGCTAGGATCAATGAAAATGTTGGTGCATTTTGA
- the LOC114190609 gene encoding transcription repressor OFP12-like, translated as MPTLFSKRLHLCFFKLKYPTILHHPHPPPSTDNSTTFTHPSSSSDDDDDRSSSTEPDFASVFASQRFFFSSPGTSNSIVESPDTRTFVPTGGGVTVPKYSLNPYVDFLRSMHEMIRSRQVLDITQDWDYLHELLLCYLALNPSHTHKYIIRAFTDLVLQLLSSTPCRTHNQHHHRRHRSLSGNFL; from the coding sequence ATGCCTACCCTGTTCTCCAAACGCCTTCACCTCTGTTTCTTCAAGCTCAAATACCCCACCATTCTCCACCACCCTCACCCTCCACCTTCCACCGACAATTCCACCACCTTCACCCACCCCTCTTCTTCTTCCGACGACGATGACGACCGTTCCTCCTCCACGGAGCCCGACTTCGCCTCCGTCTTCGCCTCCCAGcgcttcttcttctcctccccGGGCACTTCCAACTCCATCGTCGAATCCCCGGACACCCGCACCTTCGTCCCCACCGGCGGCGGCGTCACAGTCCCCAAGTATTCCCTCAACCCCTACGTGGATTTCCTCCGCTCAATGCACGAAATGATCCGTTCACGACAAGTCTTAGACATCACCCAAGACTGGGACTACCTCCACGAACTTCTCCTGTGCTACCTCGCTCTCAACCCCTCTCACACCCACAAGTACATCATTCGCGCCTTCACCGACCTTGTCCTCCAACTCCTCTCCTCCACCCCCTGTCGGACGCACAACCAACACCACCACCGGCGCCACCGTAGCCTCTCCGGAAACTTCctctga
- the LOC114189669 gene encoding uncharacterized protein LOC114189669 — MIQKLSQIIFIIAVLILVAQSSAAFHGSKNTIMKVHPVPRKRNISIQFGVGGGNPMSEAQALLGIAGKKLRRLPHVFSCVLELPFRSDADVVVEEAPDCFRFVAETDGIVDVRAHTVEIHPGVTKIVVRDGGSVEFSLDQLELDMWRFRLPESTRPELASAVFVDGELIVTVPKGHGEEDGDGDRGMGGGRLVLVQ; from the coding sequence ATGATACAAAAGCTGTCTCAGATCATCTTCATCATCGCGGTATTAATCTTGGTGGCGCAATCCTCTGCGGCGTTCCACGGTAGCAAAAACACCATCATGAAGGTCCACCCTGTTCCGCGAAAACGCAACATCTCAATCCAATTCGGCGTCGGCGGGGGGAACCCCATGTCGGAGGCGCAGGCGCTGTTGGGGATCGCCGGCAAAAAGCTCCGGAGACTCCCGCACGTTTTCAGCTGCGTCCTGGAGCTCCCGTTCCGCTCCGACGCCGacgtggtggtggaggaggCTCCTGACTGCTTCCGCTTTGTGGCGGAGACCGACGGTATCGTCGACGTGAGGGCGCACACGGTGGAAATCCACCCCGGCGTGACGAAGATCGTGGTGAGGGACGGAGGCTCGGTGGAGTTTTCGCTCGACCAGCTCGAACTCGATATGTGGAGGTTCCGGTTACCGGAATCGACGCGGCCGGAGCTCGCGAGCGCGGTGTTTGTCGACGGCGAGCTCATCGTGACGGTGCCGAAGGGGCACGGAGAGGAAGACGGGGATGGTGATAGAGGTATGGGTGGTGGTAGACTTGTGCTTGTACAGTGA